A window from Dysidea avara chromosome 2, odDysAvar1.4, whole genome shotgun sequence encodes these proteins:
- the LOC136247192 gene encoding uncharacterized protein isoform X2, producing the protein MCDVNIMDALYGPTTTKAIMKKPEFSFLERWYYVLYQSLIPNSKLTVNVLKQQVNMPSEVEVYILSGENSRMKCHRVAQFLLVHLDHERCYMKFCYQLSTVSVLPDLPYKLITEFQSSCHWNKNVPNHPQLDPIRLQKYCRYPQNSTGTSLINGTSTEFDMCAVNSIAQCTMVEVELECRAQNCTVDNDYKTGRRRKATKSSSLQTQCDRLVRSKYAAILQSLPSDYEKTLHVVQDNLSDDQICVILSSPSYIAANELILNNLINKVKEKEHLFKFCNYLEQVALSSSHKESLQSIICDLRAVAMQDDKNTVKVLSDSSNNFIGSHNQPDSGAVIEIAKLDLASKIISNGEFDLLKKHYSTILHLMPDDYEKCVGRLQNYLTDDHICVILSSSNSVGANKVILDCLIERIRSETELLDFCDQLQAITSKHEMMSVINEIRHGSEQRVLVSQKPLASSNIPSSVSHYLQNTDTTSPFYNETFSRIKMDPGCKTVQVYKTYYTSLWKCLPKDANKNLVKLHKMKEAGITDTLLNRWRKFPSGELINEVIVGALMSATKSNFDTLMFCGFMEKLMDNIAAKMFINYVREELLATFATSATSIPPRKLMDTQPKNHVLMSASSVEARSSPAEMLPNPNQSQLSSKAELEQQFRYQHRRFQKGIEYRHPPPLPPNYVCREVLLDDIAKKLCMISDQCTYGVTVTLVGVGGFGKTTIITALCHHPTVQEKFKDGFLLIELGQQSIDPMVKLAQQYHLLTGHNLRFTDLNHAKQEIFQFTSDYCRNLLIIIDDVWYIKDAEPIVSAFSSCKIVLTSRMNEIDQHIPTKQTVTVGPMEQSEAIALLTKDLVSIDQLSPENVTLLHDLAQDVHLWPLLLCLVRGQLSYYSKRYNKFDHRAIQNVQAHLYDKGLTAFDKNSIGDINNSRKYAVQVCIDASLELLTTQLANRMKSFLLWTGMGTSLAANVLHTLWNISELEAETTIKELWTFGLVKFLEVIIPFTNDRQQCLEVHDVINQYIVESMSLKDILTFSPHGRLGTAIAVIEETKYFVQHSMEVEDVATLPLVEYLKFQLFEIENRIIPIHVNTYNKSSIFDPHYIRVALQAVHNKLMKSPHQIKLFVGQFATLMKDSEKVLRDVHPLNRKFGQKVQHLLYKKDYAGICDTIEYYCSNYPVGFIAEKGVEIINKIIPLCTGELLDYFKWQYEEFQKLTPQYHQTMAKLIPYIKFYVKVQKEVKQSLLKGSPYAELTYYYFRAGKYTEECEQLEANYLIKLQEVCPDYVLSQLQQYST; encoded by the exons ATGTGTGATGTTAACATAATGGATGCTTTGTATGGGCCAACCACCACTAAAGCTATCATGAAAAAACCTG AATTTTCATTTTTGGAGAGATGGTACTATGTTCTATATCAAAGTTTAATACCAAACAGTAAACTAACTGTGAATGTTTTAAAGCAACAAGTGAATATGCCAAGTGAAGTGGAAGTCTACATCCTCTCTGGAGAAAATTCCAGAATGAAGTGCCATAGAGTAGCACAATTTCTTTTAGTTCACTTAGACCATGAACGATGCTACATGAAGTTCTGTTATCAGTTGTCAACAGTGTCTGTCTTACCCGACTTGCCATACAAATTAATCACTG AGTTTCAAAGTAGTTGTCACTGGAATAAGAATGTGCCAAATCATCCTCAGCTTGATCCCATCAGGCTGCAAAAATATTGCCGTTATCCACAGAATT CTACTGGCACAAGTTTGATAAATGGTACTTCTACTGAATTTGACATGTGTGCAGTCAATTCTATTGCACAGTGCACCATGGTGGAGGTAGAATTGGAATGCAGAGCTCAAAATTGTACAGTGGATAACGACTACAAGACTGGAAGAAGACGGAAAGCTACAAAATCATCATCATTACAAACACAGT GTGATCGACTGGTTAGAAGCAAGTATGCTGCAATTCTACAATCACTACCTAGTGACTATGAGAAGACACTACATGTTGTTCAGGATAACTTAAGTGATGACCAGATCTGTGTCATTCTCAGTAGTCCCAGCTATATTGCTGCTAATGAACTGATCTTGAACAATTTGATAAATAAAGTAAAAGAGAAAGAGCATTTGTTTAAATTTTGTAACTACTTGGAGCAAGTAGCTTTGTCATCCTCACACAAAGAAAGTCTGCAATCTATCATTTGTGATTTAAGAGCAG TGGCAATGCAAGATGATAAGAACACTGTTAAAGTTCTAAGCGACTCTTCGAATAATTTCATAG GCTCTCATAATCAACCAGACAGTGGGGCAGTCATAGAAATTGCCAAGCTGGATTTAGCCAGCAAAATCATCTCAAATGGAG AGTTTGACTTACTTAAGAAGCACTATAGCACCATTCTACACCTGATGCCTGATGACTATGAAAAATGTGTTGGGAGGCTGCAGAATTACTTGACCGATGATCATATCTGTGTCATTTTAAGCAGCAGTAATTCTGTTGGTGCAAATAAAGTGATACTGGATTGTTTGATAGAAAGGATAAGGAGTGAAACAGAATTGCTGGACTTTTGTGACCAGTTGCAAGCTATTACCTCCAAGCATGAGATGATGAGTGTGATAAATGAAATTAGACATG GATCAGAGCAACGAGTCCTTGTATCACAAAAACCTTTAGCAAGCAGTAACATACCATCAAGTGTCAGTCACTATTTGCAAAATACAG ACACAACCAGTCCATTTTACAATGAAACATTTTCACGAATAAAAATGGATCCAGGTTGCAAAA CTGTACAAGTTTACAAGACATACTACACTAGTCTGTGGAAATGTCTTCCTAAAGACGCCAATAAGAACCTGGTTAAGTTGCATAAAATGAAAGAAGCCGGGATAACAGACACTCTGCTAAATCGATGGAGAAAATTTCCATCTGGTGAACTAATTAATGAAGTAATAGTTGGAGCATTAATGAGCGCAACCAAATCCAATTTTGATACATTAATGTTTTGTGGTTTCATGGAAAAGCTTATGGACAACATCGCAGCAAAAATGTTTATAAACTATGTGAGAGAAG AACTCCTGGCAACTTTTGCTACTTCAGCTACAAGTATTCCACCACGAAAACTTATGGACACTCAACCAAAAAATCATGTACTAATGTCAGCTTCATCAGTGGAAGCGAGATCAAGTCCTGCAGAAATGCTACCAAATCCAAATCAAA GTCAATTGTCATCAAAGGCTGAATTGGAACAGCAGTTTAGATATCAACATAGACGTTTTCAGAaag GCATTGAATACCGACATCCACCTCCACTACCACCAAACTACGTATGCCGAGAAGTGCTACTGGATGACATTGCTAAAAAATTGTGCATGATTAGCGATCAGTGTACCTATGGGGTTACCGTAACTCTTGTTGGAGTTGGTGGATTTGGCAAGACCACAATTATCACAGCCTTGTGTCACCATCCTACTGTGCAAGAAAAATTTAAAGATGGATTTTTACTTATAGAACTAGGACAACAGTCAATAGATCCTATGGTTAAATTAGCTCAACAGTATCACTTGTTGACTGGACACAACCTCCGATTTACTGACCTTAATCATGCTAAGCAAGAAATATTCCAATTTACAAGTGATTATTGTCGTAATCTTCTTATCATTATTGATGATGTGTGGTATATTAAAGATGCTGAACCAATAGTAAGTGCATTTAGCAGCTGTAAAATTGTCCTCACCTCTAGAATGAATGAAATTGACCAACATATTCCAACCAAACAGACAGTTACTGTGGGTCCAATGGAACAAAGTGAAGCTATTGCTCTGCTGACAAAGGATTTAGTAAGTATTGATCAACTCTCACCTGAGAATGTTACCTTACTTCATGACCTAGCTCAAGATGTCCATTTATGGCCATTGCTACTCTGTCTAGTCAGAGGACAGTTATCCTACTACTCAAAGCGTTACAATAAATTTGACCACAGAGCCATTCAGAATGTTCAAGCTCACTTATATGACAAAGGTTTAACAGCTTTTGATAAAAATTCGATTGGTGATATTAATAACAGTCGTAAGTATGCTGTGCAAGTTTGTATTGATGCATCTTTGGAACTGCTAACTACACAACTAGCAAACAGAATGAAGTCATTTTTATTGTGGACTGGCATGGGAACTTCATTAGCAGCAAATGTGTTACACACACTGTGGAATATATCCGAATTAGAGGCAGAGACTACAATCAAAGAGCTGTGGACCTTTGGATTGGTAAAATTCTTAGAAGTTATAATACCTTTTACCAATGACAGGCAGCAGTGTCTGGAAGTTCATGATGTTATTAACCAATATATTGTTGAGAGCATGAGCCTAAAAGATATTTTAACTTTTTCACCACATGGCCGGTTAGGTACTGCAATTGCAGTGATTGAAGAAACAAAATACTTTGTACAGCATTCGATGGAAGTGGAAGATGTAGCAACATTGCCACTGGTAGAATATCTTAAATTTCAGCTGTTTGAAATAGAAAACAGAATTATACCAATCCATGTTAACACATACAACAAGTCTTCTATATTTGATCCTCATTATATCAGAGTTGCACTTCAAGCAGTACACAATAAATTAATGAAGTCACCGCATCAAATCAAGTTGTTTGTGGGACAGTTTGCAACACTGATGAAGGACTCTGAAAAAGTATTAAGAGATGTTCACCCACTGAACAGAAAATTTGGTCAAAAGGTTCAACATTTACTCTATAAAAaggattatgctggcatatgtGATACAATAGAATATTATTGCAGCAATTATCCCGTTGGATTCATTGCTGAAAAAGGTGTagaaataattaataaaattattcCTCTATGCACTGGTGAGTTGCTAGATTATTTTAAATGGCAGTATGAAGAGTTTCAAAAACTAACACCTCAGTATCACCAAACAATGGCAAAATTAATTCCATATATCAAATTCTATGTCAAGGTGCAAAAAGAGGTAAAACAGTCATTGTTAAAAGGATCACCTTATGCTGAACTTACTTATTATTACTTCAGAGCTGGCAAGTACACAGAAGAATGTGAGCAGCTAGAAGCTAATTATCTTATTAAGCTTCAAGAAGTGTGCCCTGATTACGTACTTTCACAGCTACAACAATATTCAACATAG